The Streptomyces cynarae genome contains a region encoding:
- a CDS encoding sugar kinase: protein MSVPDVIALGEVMLRFDPGEGRIRTARTFQVWEGGGEYNVVRGLRRCFGLRTAVVTALVDNAVGRLTEDLILQGGVDTSLIRWVPGDGIGRTARNGLNFVERGFGIRGALGVSDRANTAVSQLRKGDVDWHALFATGPRWFHTGGIFAGLSDTTVDVAEEAMDAARRHGVTVSYDPNYRPSLWADRGGAERAREVDLRLARHADVVVGALGLSGPYPGAVRVRAEEVPDALAEVADRLPGVKVLATTLRDVPSAGVNDWSSAAWSPATGFVAGPDMPGLHVLDRIGSGDAFAAGLIHGLLTAPGPEDELTTVSEPDPGRRSGETPEHGPLGLSGSEHAWLRRPASEPLAGAEPTSAPLTVACLKRALAYGTAHGALAMTTPGDVSMASLAEVEALVAGGSAVVRR from the coding sequence ATGAGCGTCCCCGATGTCATCGCCCTCGGCGAGGTCATGCTGCGCTTCGACCCCGGCGAGGGCCGTATCCGTACCGCCCGCACCTTCCAGGTCTGGGAGGGCGGCGGCGAGTACAACGTGGTCCGCGGACTGCGCCGCTGCTTCGGCCTGCGCACGGCCGTAGTGACCGCCCTGGTCGACAACGCGGTGGGGCGGCTGACCGAGGACCTGATCCTCCAGGGCGGTGTCGACACGTCACTGATCCGGTGGGTGCCCGGCGACGGCATCGGCCGCACCGCCCGCAACGGGCTGAACTTCGTGGAGCGGGGCTTCGGCATCCGGGGCGCGCTGGGCGTCAGCGACCGTGCGAACACGGCCGTGTCCCAGCTGCGCAAGGGGGACGTCGACTGGCACGCGCTGTTCGCCACGGGCCCGCGCTGGTTCCACACGGGCGGCATCTTCGCCGGCCTGTCGGACACCACCGTGGACGTGGCGGAGGAGGCGATGGACGCGGCGCGACGGCACGGGGTGACCGTTTCCTACGACCCGAACTACCGGCCCAGCCTCTGGGCCGACCGCGGCGGTGCCGAACGGGCCCGCGAGGTGGACCTGCGGCTCGCCCGGCACGCCGACGTGGTGGTGGGCGCCCTCGGCCTGAGCGGACCGTACCCCGGAGCGGTGCGCGTCCGCGCGGAAGAGGTGCCGGATGCGCTCGCCGAGGTCGCCGACCGGCTGCCCGGGGTGAAGGTACTGGCCACGACGCTCCGCGACGTGCCTTCGGCAGGTGTGAACGACTGGTCCTCGGCGGCCTGGTCGCCGGCGACCGGCTTCGTCGCGGGTCCGGACATGCCCGGCCTGCACGTCCTGGACCGCATCGGCTCCGGCGACGCCTTCGCGGCCGGGCTGATCCACGGGCTGCTGACGGCCCCCGGTCCTGAGGACGAGCTCACGACCGTTTCCGAGCCGGATCCCGGCCGGCGGAGCGGCGAGACGCCTGAGCACGGCCCGCTCGGCCTATCCGGGTCGGAGCACGCATGGCTCCGGCGTCCCGCCTCCGAGCCGCTCGCGGGTGCCGAGCCGACCAGTGCCCCGCTCACCGTCGCCTGTCTGAAGCGGGCCCTCGCCTACGGCACGGCGCACGGCGCACTCGCCATGACCACGCCCGGCGACGTCTCCATGGCCTCGCTCGCCGAGGTCGAAGCGCTCGTGGCGGGCGGCTCGGCCGTCGTCAGGCGCTGA
- a CDS encoding serine protease, translated as MGPERFRIAAVLGTRQGSGYLLTPRLVLTAGHVVQNRYLAKVATLGGVGEVECRVVWSRHDRECDAALLLAKRDLIPAELAEQLEPVRWGVPSGLAPMESCQAIGFPQMQRDGEDGLDTEQVVGTFKPGSRMVRSRYVLDSPYTPPLARAEGSSPWAGMSGAALFAQGTIIGVVVTDPVNWQHGRLEAVRSRVLFGDPEFVERLVKHTGHQPTVDELTDPEHNPHAEFERRYAAYVAEFYNELRIFGLDFSRQEHAQWPLDTAYLSLELAPRHRGRSGPEDRVGEPGGRFHDPVGGGRQRVETAFARRTRILLRGHAGSGKTTLVQWLAVTAARREFPLALGHLQGCLPFVLPLRTLTRRDALPEPQDFLSAVGNPLHSLQPGGWADQVLQSGRGLLLIDGVDEIQEGDRQRTRDWLKQLITLYPDCVFLVTTRPSAVDDGWLSSQQFTELNLLPMNRQDVTAFMHRWHQAAARTVERSDERAQLAEYEQVLADSLPRKNDLGRLATNPLMCAMICALHRDRNSYLPQNRLELYEAALSMLLVRRDVQRRVATHLQINESAQLWLLQQLAYWMIRNGHAEADRSNVLRVLADGLRSMPQVAAPEQAADVLDHLLLRSGILRAPSPDTVEFIHRTFQDYLGSKAAVEGQDLNLVAAHAHEPQWEDVVRMAVGHARADERAILLRRLLELGDMAASPQRERLHLLAAACLEHATALAPDVRVEVERRAAALVPPESPADAELLAQAGTVALDLLPSPEGLTAGQAGAVVRTARLLGGEHAYQVLHSFRAHPDQNVRQELADAWDGFDARAYAEGILVHTPLAGVRLTVSSAAQLSALSTMASVPVLACVGDFPAEALSPVLRRARPDDFTLDANDVLRDLEFLAVDLPELSALCLSDCGGLTDYSALRRLRMNTVILRNVPSGPDLSPLQDVETLHDATFRWDRGGAARRLTLTDVPFPAGLRRLRILGNLVVADLHAIRRWPQLTSLALSGTPVPAEELAALSRLPSLKDVDLTIEDLCPSDLSQVVRLPGVTSAQVTTHATADRCTADLLARMLPSLQKLRLHVQFTQAGRRSATVDLSALAGIADVSVTLSWASSGDLRVTGAECLPPGSVRQVLTYHPTSDAPKPPSPWWRRLSSR; from the coding sequence GTGGGACCGGAACGCTTCCGCATCGCCGCCGTACTCGGCACTCGCCAGGGCAGCGGGTATCTCTTGACACCCCGCCTCGTCCTCACCGCCGGACACGTGGTGCAGAACCGCTACCTGGCGAAGGTCGCGACACTCGGCGGTGTCGGCGAGGTCGAATGCCGAGTGGTGTGGTCGCGGCACGACCGCGAGTGCGATGCCGCGCTGCTGCTGGCCAAGCGAGACCTGATCCCTGCCGAACTCGCCGAGCAACTGGAGCCGGTGCGCTGGGGCGTGCCCTCCGGACTCGCGCCGATGGAATCCTGCCAAGCCATCGGCTTCCCGCAGATGCAGCGCGACGGCGAGGACGGACTCGACACCGAGCAGGTCGTGGGCACGTTCAAGCCCGGTTCGCGCATGGTCCGCTCGCGGTACGTACTCGACAGCCCGTATACGCCGCCTCTCGCGCGGGCGGAAGGCTCCTCGCCGTGGGCGGGCATGTCCGGTGCGGCTCTGTTCGCGCAGGGAACGATCATCGGTGTGGTGGTGACCGACCCCGTCAACTGGCAGCACGGTCGCCTCGAAGCCGTACGAAGCCGTGTCCTCTTCGGGGACCCGGAGTTCGTGGAGCGGCTGGTGAAACACACCGGTCATCAGCCGACCGTGGACGAACTCACGGATCCCGAGCACAACCCGCACGCCGAGTTCGAGCGCCGGTACGCGGCGTACGTGGCCGAGTTCTACAACGAACTCAGGATCTTCGGGCTCGACTTCAGCCGTCAGGAACACGCGCAGTGGCCGCTGGACACGGCGTATCTGAGCCTGGAGCTGGCACCCCGCCACAGAGGAAGGTCCGGACCGGAGGACAGGGTCGGGGAGCCGGGCGGCCGGTTCCACGATCCGGTCGGCGGCGGCCGACAGCGCGTCGAAACGGCGTTCGCACGCAGGACCCGCATCCTCCTGCGCGGCCACGCCGGTTCCGGAAAGACGACCTTGGTGCAGTGGCTGGCCGTGACCGCGGCCCGGCGGGAGTTTCCCCTCGCGCTCGGGCACCTTCAGGGCTGCCTGCCGTTCGTTCTGCCCCTGCGCACCCTCACCCGGCGCGATGCGCTGCCGGAACCACAGGACTTCCTCTCCGCCGTCGGCAATCCGCTGCACTCCCTGCAGCCCGGAGGCTGGGCCGACCAGGTCCTCCAGTCGGGGCGCGGGCTCCTGCTCATCGACGGTGTGGACGAGATACAGGAAGGCGACCGGCAGCGGACCCGGGACTGGCTCAAACAGTTGATCACCCTCTACCCCGACTGCGTCTTCCTGGTGACGACCCGGCCCTCGGCAGTGGACGACGGCTGGCTCAGCAGCCAGCAGTTCACCGAGCTGAACCTGCTGCCGATGAACCGCCAGGACGTCACCGCCTTCATGCACCGCTGGCACCAGGCAGCCGCCCGGACCGTCGAGCGCTCGGATGAACGGGCCCAGCTGGCGGAGTACGAGCAGGTGCTGGCCGACTCCCTGCCCCGCAAGAACGACTTGGGCCGCCTTGCGACCAACCCCCTGATGTGCGCGATGATCTGCGCACTGCACCGTGACCGCAACTCCTACCTGCCGCAGAACCGGCTGGAGCTCTACGAGGCCGCGCTCAGCATGTTGCTGGTCCGGCGCGACGTGCAGCGAAGGGTCGCCACGCATCTGCAGATCAACGAAAGCGCACAGCTGTGGCTGCTGCAGCAGCTCGCCTACTGGATGATCCGCAACGGCCATGCCGAGGCCGACCGCTCCAACGTGCTGCGGGTCCTCGCCGATGGCCTGCGCTCGATGCCCCAGGTCGCCGCGCCCGAGCAGGCCGCGGACGTCCTGGACCACCTGCTGCTGCGCAGTGGGATCCTGCGCGCGCCATCCCCCGACACCGTCGAGTTCATCCACCGCACTTTCCAGGACTACCTCGGATCCAAGGCCGCTGTGGAGGGCCAGGACCTCAACCTTGTCGCCGCGCACGCCCACGAGCCGCAGTGGGAGGACGTGGTGCGGATGGCGGTCGGGCACGCCCGCGCGGACGAACGCGCGATACTGCTGCGCCGCCTGCTGGAACTCGGCGACATGGCCGCCTCGCCGCAGCGCGAGCGGCTGCACCTGCTTGCCGCAGCGTGCCTGGAGCACGCGACGGCTCTCGCCCCTGACGTTCGCGTCGAGGTCGAGAGGCGTGCGGCAGCTCTGGTCCCGCCCGAGAGCCCCGCCGACGCCGAGCTGCTCGCTCAGGCCGGAACGGTGGCACTGGACCTGCTGCCCTCGCCCGAGGGGCTCACGGCGGGGCAGGCCGGCGCGGTCGTCCGTACCGCCCGCCTGCTGGGCGGGGAGCACGCCTATCAGGTGCTGCACTCCTTCCGGGCACATCCGGACCAGAACGTCCGACAGGAACTCGCGGATGCCTGGGACGGCTTCGACGCCCGGGCATACGCAGAGGGCATCCTCGTCCACACACCGCTTGCAGGAGTACGCCTCACCGTAAGCAGTGCGGCGCAGCTGTCCGCGCTCTCCACGATGGCCTCGGTCCCCGTGCTCGCCTGCGTGGGCGACTTCCCGGCAGAGGCGCTCTCGCCGGTGCTCCGCCGAGCCCGTCCGGACGACTTCACCCTGGATGCCAACGACGTCCTGCGCGACCTGGAGTTCCTCGCGGTGGACCTGCCGGAGCTGTCCGCGTTGTGCCTCTCCGACTGCGGCGGCCTGACGGACTACTCGGCGCTGCGTCGCCTCCGTATGAACACCGTCATACTCCGGAACGTGCCCAGCGGCCCCGACCTGTCCCCTTTGCAGGACGTGGAGACGCTCCACGATGCGACTTTTCGCTGGGACCGGGGCGGCGCGGCACGCCGACTCACACTGACGGACGTCCCCTTTCCGGCAGGTCTCCGACGCCTCCGGATCCTCGGCAACCTGGTCGTCGCCGACCTCCATGCCATCCGTCGCTGGCCCCAGCTCACCTCGCTCGCCCTGTCCGGCACACCGGTGCCGGCAGAAGAGCTCGCCGCGCTCAGCCGGCTCCCCTCGCTGAAGGACGTGGACCTCACCATCGAAGACCTGTGCCCGTCCGACCTCTCCCAGGTGGTCCGTCTGCCCGGCGTCACCAGCGCGCAGGTGACCACCCATGCGACCGCAGACCGCTGCACCGCAGACCTCCTTGCCCGGATGCTTCCTTCGCTTCAGAAACTTCGTCTCCACGTACAGTTCACGCAGGCAGGCCGTAGGTCGGCGACCGTGGACCTCTCCGCGCTCGCCGGCATTGCCGACGTCTCGGTCACCCTGAGCTGGGCATCCTCAGGCGATCTGCGGGTCACCGGAGCCGAATGCCTGCCGCCTGGTTCGGTACGCCAGGTGCTGACGTACCACCCCACATCCGATGCGCCGAAGCCGCCGTCTCCCTGGTGGCGTCGCCTCAGCAGCCGGTGA
- a CDS encoding RICIN domain-containing protein, giving the protein MYSPRLFSRPRTGSSPRRRAISTVAVLLASLAGTVLPAVPSQAADTSVTVDFSTAGGAPTYHASGMIYGMTPDGSLPQDHFFKDIKWHFMRAGGAQLNSGGYATSLADYQTRWNATLAQYKRTVALGGTFVILPHDLWGADGTTSQGFPGDNGDWTQFDNFLSRLFSDVKANNMTVEWDLWNEPDGSGFWARSQDQYLQMWSRFYAAVRANFPGRLIVGPSIAGKPNSSNTWWTTYLNYVKANKAAPDIYSWHDEPGDPVADVGRANSTIAAAGLTNTRPYQINEYATLSMQNPGGGAWFIGRLERAGADGLRGNWASGTALHDDEANLLTKNSAGQYLPLGEWFMYRYYGSQTGNIVNLIPGANTDGLATKDNTAGNAKILLGSNGNTGTVTVNLTGLNTTSVVANNQVRAVVQRIPYNNGAAVTGPTTVSDSTLTVTDNAASVSIPWTNAKDGYTVTLLPPSNTTITTVAVSENSGQCLDDTNLSLANSTQYQQYYCEGGYQQMLDLKPVVGRTNTYTIVDELSGKCLDVSGASTADGAPVIQYTCNGQTNQMFTLSPVTALGNSQDYQLVAVHSGKCVDVSDVSTAPGALIHQWTCDSGSTLSTKKNQIWRLQGKA; this is encoded by the coding sequence ATGTACTCACCGCGCCTGTTTTCCAGACCCCGGACCGGCAGCAGCCCCCGCCGCCGGGCCATCTCCACCGTCGCCGTACTGCTGGCGTCCCTGGCCGGAACGGTTCTGCCGGCCGTTCCGTCACAGGCTGCCGACACCAGTGTCACCGTCGACTTCTCCACTGCCGGGGGCGCCCCCACCTACCACGCCTCCGGCATGATCTACGGGATGACCCCGGACGGGTCGCTGCCGCAGGACCACTTCTTCAAGGACATCAAGTGGCACTTCATGCGGGCCGGCGGCGCGCAGCTGAACAGCGGCGGCTACGCCACCAGCCTCGCCGACTACCAGACCCGCTGGAACGCCACCCTGGCCCAGTACAAGCGCACCGTCGCCCTCGGTGGAACGTTCGTCATCCTGCCGCACGACCTGTGGGGTGCCGACGGCACCACCAGCCAGGGCTTCCCCGGTGACAACGGCGACTGGACGCAGTTCGACAACTTCCTCAGCCGGCTCTTCTCCGACGTCAAGGCCAACAACATGACGGTGGAGTGGGATCTGTGGAACGAGCCGGACGGCAGCGGATTCTGGGCCCGGTCCCAGGACCAGTACCTGCAGATGTGGTCCCGGTTCTACGCCGCCGTGCGGGCCAACTTCCCCGGCCGGCTCATCGTCGGCCCCAGCATCGCCGGCAAGCCGAACTCCTCCAACACCTGGTGGACCACCTACCTGAACTACGTAAAGGCCAACAAGGCCGCCCCCGACATCTACAGCTGGCACGACGAGCCCGGTGACCCGGTCGCCGACGTCGGCCGCGCCAACTCGACCATCGCCGCCGCAGGCCTGACCAACACCCGTCCGTACCAGATCAACGAGTACGCCACACTGTCCATGCAGAACCCGGGCGGCGGCGCCTGGTTCATCGGCCGCCTCGAGCGCGCCGGCGCCGACGGCCTGCGCGGCAACTGGGCCTCCGGCACCGCTCTGCACGACGACGAGGCCAACCTGCTCACCAAGAACAGCGCCGGTCAGTACCTGCCGCTGGGCGAGTGGTTCATGTACCGCTACTACGGCTCGCAGACCGGCAACATCGTCAACCTCATCCCGGGCGCCAACACCGACGGCCTCGCCACCAAGGACAACACCGCCGGCAACGCCAAGATCCTGCTCGGCAGCAACGGCAACACGGGCACCGTCACCGTCAACCTCACGGGCCTGAACACCACTTCCGTCGTGGCCAACAACCAGGTCCGCGCCGTCGTCCAGCGCATCCCCTACAACAACGGTGCCGCCGTCACCGGCCCGACCACCGTCTCCGACAGCACCCTGACGGTCACCGACAACGCCGCCTCCGTCAGCATCCCGTGGACGAACGCGAAGGACGGCTACACCGTCACCCTGCTCCCGCCGTCCAACACGACCATCACCACGGTCGCCGTGAGCGAGAACAGCGGCCAGTGCCTGGACGACACCAACCTGAGCCTCGCCAACAGCACCCAGTACCAGCAGTACTACTGCGAGGGCGGCTACCAGCAGATGCTCGACCTCAAGCCGGTCGTCGGCCGCACCAACACGTACACCATCGTCGATGAACTGAGCGGCAAGTGCCTGGACGTCTCCGGCGCCTCCACCGCCGACGGCGCCCCCGTCATCCAGTACACCTGCAACGGCCAGACCAACCAGATGTTCACCCTCAGCCCCGTCACCGCGCTCGGCAACAGCCAGGACTACCAACTCGTCGCCGTCCACAGCGGCAAGTGCGTCGACGTCTCCGACGTCTCCACCGCGCCCGGCGCCCTGATCCACCAGTGGACCTGCGACTCCGGGAGCACACTCAGCACCAAGAAGAACCAGATCTGGCGCCTGCAGGGCAAGGCCTGA
- a CDS encoding aldo/keto reductase, producing MRTRKITNTTVDVTELGFGASVIGNLYRVTPAQDAAAAIEAAWDSGIRYFDTAPHYGLGLSEQRLGAALRDRPREQYVVSSKVGRLLVPNEHPRGVDSEGFVVRDDLRRQWDFSRDGVLRSIDATLERTGLDRLDIVYVHDPDDHWRQAAEEAMPTLADLRDQGVIGAIGAGMNQSAMLARFLHETAADVVMLAGRYTLLDQSALDDVLPAAQQHGKSVVAVGVFNSGLLSQDRPTPGMKYDYKVAPPDLVARALAIAEVCERHGTTLPAAAIAFPFSHPSIINVTLGMRNQEQVGRNVELHRRHVPEALWQDLRTQGLISPDVPTRNSAENTPGETEGVARDVADGQGH from the coding sequence TTGAGAACCCGGAAGATCACGAACACCACCGTCGACGTCACCGAGCTGGGCTTCGGAGCCTCCGTCATCGGCAACCTCTACCGGGTCACACCGGCCCAGGACGCGGCGGCGGCGATCGAGGCGGCCTGGGACAGCGGCATCCGGTACTTCGACACCGCGCCCCACTACGGGCTCGGCCTCTCCGAGCAGCGCCTGGGGGCCGCCCTGCGTGATCGGCCCCGCGAGCAGTACGTCGTCTCCTCCAAGGTGGGTCGGCTGCTCGTGCCCAACGAGCATCCGCGGGGCGTCGACAGCGAGGGCTTCGTCGTACGCGACGACCTGCGCCGCCAATGGGACTTCAGCCGGGACGGCGTGCTCCGCTCCATCGACGCCACCCTGGAGCGTACGGGTCTGGACCGGCTCGACATCGTCTACGTGCACGACCCCGACGACCACTGGCGGCAGGCCGCCGAGGAGGCCATGCCCACCCTCGCGGACCTGCGCGACCAGGGGGTGATCGGCGCGATCGGCGCCGGCATGAACCAGTCGGCCATGCTCGCCCGCTTCCTGCACGAGACCGCCGCCGACGTGGTGATGCTCGCCGGCCGCTACACCCTCCTCGACCAGTCCGCGCTGGACGACGTACTGCCCGCCGCACAGCAGCACGGCAAGAGCGTCGTCGCGGTCGGCGTCTTCAACTCGGGTCTGCTCTCCCAGGACCGCCCGACACCGGGGATGAAGTACGACTACAAGGTCGCCCCGCCGGACCTCGTCGCCCGTGCCCTGGCCATCGCCGAGGTCTGCGAACGTCACGGCACCACCCTGCCCGCCGCCGCGATCGCTTTCCCCTTCAGCCATCCCAGTATCATCAATGTCACCCTGGGGATGAGGAATCAGGAGCAAGTCGGGCGCAACGTGGAACTCCACCGTCGGCATGTGCCGGAAGCTCTCTGGCAGGACCTTCGCACCCAGGGTCTGATCAGTCCGGACGTACCCACGCGGAACAGCGCGGAGAACACTCCGGGGGAGACGGAAGGGGTGGCGCGCGATGTCGCTGACGGACAAGGCCATTGA
- a CDS encoding LysR family transcriptional regulator: MDLDTVRTFLAAADAGQFQEAAAELEVTQQAVSKRIAALERNLGVRLFTRTARGVELTIDGQAFLPHARELLRVAERAAASVRTGHRPLRVDVIASRVAPSGLLRGFHRAHPEIDLDVVMLFDIETAVAAIRSGEIDASFRAVAMPGRPLPEDIASVRVLDEPHQLLTGPAHALARARSVTVAQLAGHRIWMPGIVPGTEWAAYYDDLVAEFGLTIEATGPNFGSDALLDTIADTPALATFTTEHTRLVWPAGHGLRRIPVTDPTPVYPHSLLWHRDNPHPALAALHAHLAATATGHDAAGTWAPSWVIPR, encoded by the coding sequence ATGGATCTCGACACCGTCCGGACCTTCCTCGCCGCCGCCGACGCCGGGCAGTTCCAGGAGGCCGCCGCCGAGCTGGAGGTCACCCAGCAGGCTGTCTCCAAGCGCATCGCCGCGCTGGAGCGCAACCTCGGCGTGCGGCTGTTCACCCGTACCGCGCGCGGCGTCGAGCTCACCATCGACGGGCAGGCGTTCCTGCCCCACGCGCGCGAGCTGCTGCGCGTCGCCGAGCGCGCGGCCGCGTCCGTGCGCACCGGCCACCGTCCGCTGCGCGTCGACGTGATCGCCTCGCGGGTCGCGCCATCGGGTCTGCTGCGCGGATTTCACCGCGCCCACCCCGAGATCGACCTGGACGTGGTGATGCTGTTCGACATCGAGACGGCGGTCGCCGCCATCCGGTCGGGTGAGATCGACGCATCCTTCCGCGCCGTCGCCATGCCCGGGCGGCCCCTCCCCGAGGACATCGCGTCCGTCCGGGTTCTCGACGAGCCGCACCAGCTCCTCACCGGCCCCGCCCACGCACTGGCCCGTGCCCGGTCGGTGACCGTCGCCCAGCTCGCCGGGCACCGGATCTGGATGCCCGGCATCGTCCCCGGTACCGAGTGGGCCGCCTACTACGACGACCTCGTCGCGGAGTTCGGCCTCACCATCGAGGCGACCGGCCCCAACTTCGGCTCCGACGCACTCCTCGACACCATCGCCGACACCCCGGCCCTGGCCACCTTCACGACTGAGCATACGCGCCTCGTCTGGCCCGCCGGCCACGGCCTGCGCCGCATCCCGGTGACCGACCCGACGCCCGTCTACCCGCACTCGCTCCTCTGGCACCGCGACAACCCCCACCCGGCGCTGGCCGCCCTCCACGCCCACCTCGCCGCCACAGCCACCGGCCACGACGCCGCCGGGACCTGGGCGCCGAGCTGGGTGATTCCGCGCTGA
- a CDS encoding FadR/GntR family transcriptional regulator: protein MSLTDKAIERIRELIRTGALPPGSKLPPEPELAAQLGLSRNLAREAVKALAVARVLEVRRGDGTYVTSLQPSLLLEGLGGAVELLQSDSAALLDLMEVRRLLEPVATALAATRISDDQLAEVKQHLDAMRGARDDVEQLNAHDAAFHRAVVSATGNETLLTLLEGISGRTLRARIWRGLVDDQAGGRTLAEHEAIFDALCTRDAALSQAAALMHVSHTEQWLREHLKSAALPRGVTPATGKRS from the coding sequence ATGTCGCTGACGGACAAGGCCATTGAGCGGATCCGTGAGCTCATCCGCACCGGCGCGCTGCCACCGGGCTCGAAGCTGCCGCCGGAGCCCGAGCTTGCGGCCCAGCTCGGTCTGTCCCGCAACCTGGCCCGCGAGGCGGTCAAAGCACTCGCCGTCGCCCGCGTACTCGAAGTCCGGCGGGGCGACGGCACCTATGTGACCAGCCTCCAGCCGAGCCTGCTGCTCGAGGGCCTCGGCGGCGCGGTGGAGCTGTTGCAGAGCGACTCGGCGGCGTTGCTGGATCTGATGGAGGTCCGTCGGCTCCTCGAGCCGGTTGCCACCGCTCTCGCCGCCACCCGGATCTCCGACGACCAGCTGGCAGAGGTGAAGCAGCACCTGGACGCCATGCGAGGGGCGCGCGACGACGTCGAACAGCTCAACGCGCACGACGCGGCGTTCCACCGCGCCGTGGTCTCGGCCACGGGCAACGAAACGCTGCTCACCCTGCTGGAGGGCATCTCTGGCCGTACGCTGCGCGCCCGGATCTGGCGCGGCCTGGTCGACGACCAGGCCGGGGGGAGGACCCTCGCGGAACACGAGGCGATCTTCGATGCCCTGTGCACCCGTGACGCCGCCCTGAGCCAGGCCGCCGCACTGATGCACGTGAGTCACACCGAGCAGTGGCTGCGAGAACATCTCAAAAGCGCGGCCCTCCCGCGCGGTGTCACTCCGGCGACCGGGAAACGCAGCTGA
- a CDS encoding LacI family DNA-binding transcriptional regulator, protein MNIGEIARRAGVSRSTVSYALSGKRPVSDETRRRIQQVIDELGYRPNASARALANGRTSTIGLVFPPAGNHYTGMQLDFIGSVVEAAAAYDYDVLLSPSGVDSDRSFQRLLGERRVDGAILMEIRLEDDRVDHLAALDFPSVAIGRTARPEGGWWVGLDHTALAEACVHHLADLGHRRVAFVNRPEQLLRAGYESAHRGLDGFTKAAAERGLTVRTYCCGDDAASGQACLEQILQEEPATTALVTLNEAALGGLYRGLAQAGRHVPRDFSVTGIAAGRWAETVTPQLTAADVPAAEMGRLAVDLLVERLDHPDAPARHHLLTPPISLRASTGPAAAPPPAEARTPATARVPDPGHGTPVAASRN, encoded by the coding sequence GTGAACATCGGTGAGATCGCCCGGCGGGCCGGTGTCTCGCGGAGCACCGTGTCCTACGCGCTGAGCGGGAAGCGTCCCGTGTCGGACGAGACCCGCCGCAGGATCCAGCAGGTGATCGACGAGTTGGGGTACCGGCCCAACGCCAGCGCGCGGGCTCTGGCGAACGGCCGGACCAGCACGATCGGCCTGGTCTTCCCGCCGGCCGGGAACCATTACACGGGGATGCAGCTGGATTTCATCGGCAGTGTGGTGGAGGCCGCGGCGGCGTACGACTACGACGTGCTGTTGTCCCCGAGCGGCGTGGACAGTGACCGCTCGTTCCAGCGGCTGCTGGGGGAGCGGCGGGTCGACGGGGCGATCCTGATGGAGATCAGGCTCGAGGACGACCGGGTCGATCACCTGGCCGCCCTGGACTTCCCCTCCGTCGCGATCGGCCGTACCGCCCGTCCGGAGGGCGGCTGGTGGGTGGGCCTGGACCACACCGCGCTGGCGGAAGCGTGCGTCCACCACCTGGCGGACCTCGGCCACCGCCGGGTCGCCTTCGTCAACCGTCCCGAACAGCTCCTGCGGGCGGGGTACGAGTCGGCACACCGGGGCCTCGACGGGTTCACCAAGGCCGCGGCCGAGCGCGGGCTGACGGTACGGACCTACTGCTGCGGGGACGACGCCGCATCGGGCCAGGCATGCCTGGAGCAGATCCTCCAGGAGGAGCCGGCCACCACGGCCCTGGTCACGCTGAACGAGGCCGCGCTGGGCGGCCTGTACCGGGGGCTCGCCCAGGCGGGCCGCCATGTGCCGCGCGACTTCTCCGTCACCGGAATCGCCGCCGGCCGCTGGGCGGAGACGGTCACCCCGCAACTCACCGCGGCGGACGTACCGGCAGCGGAAATGGGCCGCTTGGCCGTCGACCTGCTCGTCGAACGACTCGACCACCCTGACGCCCCCGCCCGGCACCACCTGCTCACACCCCCGATCTCCTTGCGGGCCAGCACCGGGCCCGCCGCTGCTCCGCCCCCCGCCGAGGCCCGGACTCCGGCCACCGCCCGCGTCCCTGACCCGGGACACGGGACCCCCGTAGCCGCCTCGCGGAACTGA
- a CDS encoding trypco2 family protein → MPDFQDIELAAAVRAIRDGLMQAATAGAGEAVRFDVGPIQMEFTVELRREAGAKGGVKAWVVNADADTKASRIRTHRIAFTLTPKDAAGGSLEVGNDTHGDTSRFDSVE, encoded by the coding sequence GTGCCGGACTTCCAGGACATCGAACTCGCCGCCGCGGTGAGGGCGATCAGGGACGGGTTGATGCAGGCGGCCACGGCCGGGGCCGGGGAAGCGGTGCGCTTCGACGTCGGCCCGATTCAGATGGAGTTCACGGTCGAGCTGCGTCGCGAGGCCGGGGCCAAGGGCGGCGTCAAGGCATGGGTGGTCAACGCGGACGCCGATACGAAGGCCTCACGGATCCGTACCCATCGAATCGCCTTCACGCTCACCCCCAAGGACGCCGCCGGGGGCAGCCTGGAGGTCGGCAACGACACCCACGGAGACACCAGCCGCTTCGACTCCGTGGAGTAA